The proteins below come from a single Bdellovibrionales bacterium genomic window:
- a CDS encoding carboxylesterase family protein, with translation MRTHISLLAIVLFLSLHALALDVRSTVFGDVSGSAGKYQTTQFLGIPYAAPPVGPLRWKAPRDPQPWPGVLNAHQLKPACMQKGNFFANVPSSQFGQPVGDEDCLYLNVWAPQDQSYKRPVVFWIHGGSNFKGTSRDPMYDGAFMAAHDDVIFVSLNYRMGLFGAFTHPAFQKVGSKGDRSGNFTTLDLIQGLEWVKKNISQFGGDPKNVTIMGHSAGCMNVWGLMQSPLANNLFHKAVCSAGLPNAYPKVIAEQRSADFMAQLVVNAGLAADKSAASDFLGKQTDTWIRKFMYERTASELVEAQDYMVPYQHIADGYVLPNGLEGVVFGAYNQVPLMMGSTDDEGTYLVGGKMLKPDEKQLWEMIQNSRNLDLKVDDLINTSYTEFKAATTAGSESLWLTLHNGYLWMSLTRNNVYYYTFKWKETPSPWREVFGAVHGMDAIFYLGNFVTQEESFSRFAWTPDNLSSRERLRKQMSTYFKGFFWEGDPNAYIANGDPRWDHSIDFQ, from the coding sequence ATGAGAACACACATCAGTCTTCTTGCGATTGTTTTATTTTTATCTCTTCATGCTTTGGCTCTAGACGTGCGCTCGACCGTTTTTGGTGATGTCTCAGGCTCAGCAGGTAAATATCAAACAACGCAGTTTTTGGGTATTCCTTATGCGGCTCCTCCGGTGGGGCCACTGCGCTGGAAAGCTCCGCGCGACCCTCAGCCATGGCCAGGAGTGCTGAATGCTCATCAGTTAAAGCCAGCCTGCATGCAAAAAGGCAACTTCTTTGCCAACGTGCCTTCGAGTCAGTTTGGTCAGCCGGTCGGTGATGAGGATTGTCTTTATCTGAATGTTTGGGCTCCGCAAGATCAGTCTTACAAGCGCCCGGTGGTGTTCTGGATTCATGGCGGATCAAATTTTAAAGGCACTTCTCGCGATCCAATGTATGACGGCGCATTCATGGCGGCTCATGACGATGTGATTTTTGTAAGCCTCAATTATCGCATGGGACTTTTTGGAGCCTTCACACATCCGGCTTTTCAAAAAGTTGGTAGTAAAGGTGATCGCTCCGGCAACTTTACGACGCTGGATCTGATTCAGGGGCTTGAGTGGGTGAAGAAGAATATATCTCAATTCGGTGGCGACCCGAAGAATGTCACCATCATGGGGCACAGTGCGGGTTGCATGAACGTGTGGGGGCTGATGCAGTCGCCTCTGGCGAATAATCTGTTTCATAAAGCGGTTTGTTCTGCGGGTCTTCCGAATGCGTATCCTAAGGTCATTGCCGAGCAGCGCTCAGCGGATTTCATGGCGCAATTAGTGGTGAACGCGGGGCTTGCAGCAGATAAAAGTGCGGCGAGTGATTTTTTAGGCAAACAAACCGACACTTGGATTCGCAAGTTCATGTACGAGCGCACGGCAAGTGAACTGGTTGAAGCGCAGGATTACATGGTTCCTTATCAGCACATCGCTGATGGATATGTTTTGCCAAATGGTCTTGAGGGCGTTGTCTTTGGCGCTTACAACCAGGTGCCGCTGATGATGGGCTCAACTGATGACGAGGGAACATATCTGGTTGGCGGTAAGATGCTAAAACCCGATGAGAAGCAACTCTGGGAGATGATTCAGAACTCACGCAATCTGGATTTGAAAGTCGACGATCTCATCAACACCAGTTACACCGAGTTTAAAGCGGCAACGACAGCGGGCAGCGAAAGCCTGTGGTTGACTCTACATAATGGCTATCTGTGGATGAGCCTGACTCGCAATAATGTCTACTACTACACCTTTAAATGGAAAGAGACTCCGTCCCCATGGCGCGAAGTTTTCGGTGCGGTCCATGGCATGGATGCGATTTTCTATTTAGGTAATTTCGTCACTCAGGAAGAGAGCTTTTCTCGCTTTGCCTGGACGCCGGACAATCTTTCTTCCCGCGAGCGTCTCAGAAAACAAATGTCGACTTACTTTAAGGGCTTTTTCTGGGAAGGCGATCCAAACGCCTATATCGCAAACGGCGATCCACGCTGGGACCATTCGATCGATTTCCAATAG
- a CDS encoding glutathione S-transferase family protein, translated as MKVYVFKSLPPFLWGYTRDLRVMWTLEECGISYETIGLDCGPNGLQDDTAYGMVNPFKQVPTIDDNGYILTESGAILLYLAEKSGKLIPKDLQARAQVYRWLITSLNNIEPFTLPILFADLQGDSNPHLKALRPWHIDILARFFPTIDDMLKNQPFLTGNEFTVADIIFTGVLREIRKNEVLSKYPNIQKFRERCEARPAFVKVVNAYEDRLGIARGSAR; from the coding sequence ATGAAAGTTTACGTTTTTAAATCACTGCCGCCCTTCCTTTGGGGTTACACGCGGGACCTCCGCGTAATGTGGACCCTGGAAGAGTGCGGAATTTCGTATGAAACCATCGGTCTCGACTGCGGACCCAATGGTCTTCAAGATGACACGGCCTATGGGATGGTGAATCCTTTCAAGCAGGTTCCGACAATCGACGATAATGGGTATATACTGACTGAATCCGGCGCGATCCTGCTTTACCTCGCTGAAAAGTCCGGCAAACTGATTCCTAAAGACCTGCAGGCCCGTGCGCAGGTCTATCGCTGGCTGATTACTTCGCTCAATAATATTGAGCCCTTCACTCTGCCGATTCTTTTCGCCGATCTTCAAGGCGACTCGAATCCTCATTTGAAAGCATTGCGCCCTTGGCATATTGATATTTTGGCGCGCTTCTTCCCGACGATTGATGACATGCTAAAAAATCAGCCATTTCTTACTGGCAATGAGTTCACGGTCGCTGATATTATTTTTACCGGCGTGCTGCGCGAAATTCGCAAGAATGAAGTTCTTAGCAAGTATCCAAACATTCAGAAATTCCGCGAGCGCTGCGAAGCACGTCCTGCCTTCGTAAAAGTTGTCAACGCTTACGAAGATCGCCTGGGTATCGCACGCGGAAGTGCGCGATAG
- a CDS encoding SdiA-regulated domain-containing protein, translated as MGGNLSGITYNYDTGTYFMVQNNYGKLFEYDRSLKKQLRVIEMKNLKDDDTEGIFYLGRDRFAISSEDNHIHIFTIRPGDTVLDLNSAREDVQDFTLPPPSKKNKGLEGVCLAPSKNGGRGTFYTVQEASPKKVYTFEFPASDADVTSPKVLGVKELFNADKALFLKMSDLSDCTFDTESDHLFLLSHESSKVMEFSRTGEEIGSLKLPTVAPQYEGITFGPDRELILVSEPNSVVIMKKNH; from the coding sequence ATTGGTGGGAATCTTTCAGGTATTACGTACAACTATGACACCGGCACCTACTTTATGGTGCAAAATAATTACGGGAAACTTTTTGAATACGATCGCAGTTTAAAAAAGCAATTGCGCGTTATTGAAATGAAAAACCTGAAGGACGATGACACGGAAGGAATTTTTTATTTAGGCCGCGATCGTTTCGCGATCAGTTCCGAAGACAATCACATTCACATCTTCACGATTCGTCCCGGCGACACCGTGCTTGATCTCAACTCTGCCCGCGAAGACGTCCAAGACTTTACTCTGCCTCCGCCCAGCAAAAAAAATAAAGGCCTTGAAGGCGTCTGTCTTGCGCCGTCAAAAAATGGCGGTCGCGGAACTTTCTATACCGTCCAAGAAGCAAGCCCAAAGAAGGTCTACACCTTCGAGTTTCCAGCAAGTGATGCCGACGTGACCTCGCCGAAAGTTCTTGGCGTGAAAGAACTCTTCAACGCCGACAAAGCTTTGTTCTTAAAAATGAGTGACCTCTCTGACTGCACCTTTGACACAGAGTCAGATCATTTGTTTTTGCTGAGCCACGAATCATCCAAGGTGATGGAATTTAGCCGCACCGGTGAAGAGATCGGATCTTTGAAACTGCCAACGGTGGCACCTCAATACGAGGGGATCACGTTTGGTCCGGATCGCGAGCTGATCTTAGTGAGCGAACCTAATTCCGTTGTGATTATGAAAAAGAACCACTAG
- a CDS encoding DNA-3-methyladenine glycosylase I: protein MAKTSTKEKPKVKIQPRCSWAGTDPLYVKYHDTEWGVPVHDDQKLFEFLVLESAQAGLSWITILRKRENYRKAFAGFDPKKVARFNEKKIAALLQNEGIIRNNLKIRAAINNAQRFLEIQKEFGSFAKYMWAFVDHKPIQNKRKPGTIPATTEISDALAKDMKKRGFKFLGSTVLYAHMQAVGMVNDHVTSCLCYKKLS from the coding sequence ATGGCAAAGACGTCGACAAAAGAAAAACCAAAGGTAAAGATCCAACCCCGCTGCAGTTGGGCTGGAACGGATCCTCTCTACGTGAAGTATCACGATACGGAATGGGGCGTGCCCGTTCACGACGATCAAAAGCTTTTTGAGTTCCTGGTCCTGGAGTCGGCGCAAGCAGGTCTTAGCTGGATAACAATTTTAAGAAAGCGAGAAAACTATCGCAAAGCCTTCGCCGGCTTTGATCCAAAGAAAGTCGCACGCTTCAACGAAAAGAAAATTGCGGCCTTGCTACAGAACGAAGGCATCATCCGCAACAATCTCAAAATCCGCGCGGCAATTAACAACGCCCAAAGATTTTTAGAAATCCAAAAAGAATTCGGCAGTTTTGCAAAATACATGTGGGCCTTTGTTGATCACAAGCCAATCCAGAATAAAAGGAAACCCGGCACGATCCCGGCGACCACAGAGATCTCAGATGCCCTTGCAAAAGACATGAAAAAACGTGGTTTTAAATTCTTGGGTTCTACGGTCCTCTACGCACATATGCAAGCAGTCGGCATGGTGAATGATCACGTCACTTCTTGCCTTTGTTATAAGAAACTAAGTTAG